The following coding sequences are from one Oncorhynchus clarkii lewisi isolate Uvic-CL-2024 chromosome 20, UVic_Ocla_1.0, whole genome shotgun sequence window:
- the LOC139377385 gene encoding mucolipin-3 yields the protein MNPCEKYRARGRKPWKLMLQILKIAIITFQLVSFGLSNEMMVTFKEENLMVFKHLFLKEYKDQRVDRYAVYTKTDVYDHIYYVIDRFINLQNLTVGNHAYEKIEGEYTPLTLCQEFFRKGSISPGNDTFDIDPHVDKECISVYPLEPLEDKTLSRDINFSLDFKRLLSVNIFLTLKAINLQTVRHHELPDCYAFSIIIMFDNRANSGRIKINLENNVGINECKDWNVASTSGKNNHLLLFDSFVILACFTSLILCTRSVYKGSQLQFHYTAFFHTYFGKTVSWSERMEFVNGWYILIIVSDTLTIAGSALKIGIQTKDLTNYDVCSILLGTSTMLVWVGVIRYLGFFKKYNILILALRAAFPNVIRFSCCAGLIYLGYCFCGWIVLGPYHEKFRTLDKVTECLFSLINGDDLYSTFQKMREKRYMVWLFSRLYLYSFLSLFIYMVLSLFIALITDTYETIKQHQKDRVLVSQLKAFVAECRDQPGSGKYKIDKEPTCCCYCFG from the exons ATGAACCCCTGTGAAAAATATAGAGCCAGGGGCCGGAAACCATGGAAACTAATGTTACAGATTCTGAAAATTGCCATCATCACGTTTCAG TTGGTGTCTTTTGGATTGAGTAACGAGATGATGGTGACCTTTAAAGAGGAAAACCTGATGGTGTTTAAACACCTCTTCCTGAAAGAATATAAGGACCAACGTGTGGACAGATACGCAGTGTACACCAAAACAGATGTGTACGACCACATCTATTACGTCATCGATAGG TTTATAAACCTGCAGAACCTGACGGTAGGGAACCATGCGTATGAGAAGATAGAGGGCGAGTACACCCCTCTGACCCTTTGTCAGGAGTTCTTCAGGAAAGGCAGCATCTCCCCTGGCAACGACACCTTTGATATAGACCCACATGTAGACAAAG AATGTATTTCCGTATATCCTCTGGAGCCATTGGAGGATAAAACTTTGTCAAGAGACATTAACTTTTCTCTGGATTTTAAAAG GCTGTTGTCAGTAAACATCTTCCTCACGTTGAAAGCCATCAACCTGCAGACAGTGCGCCACCACGAGCTCCCAGACTGTTATGCCTTTAGTATAATT ATAATGTTTGACAATCGTGCAAACAGTGGGAGGATAAAGATTAACTTAGAAAATAATGTTGGAATCAATGAATGTAAAGACTGGAATGTTGCAAGCACTT CTGGGAAGAACAACCACCTCTTGCTGTTTGATTCCTTCGTCATCCTCGCCTGCTTTACCTCACTCATCTTGTGCACACGCTCAGTCTACAAAGGATCTCAGCTCCAGTTT CATTACACTGCATTCTTCCACACCTACTTTGGTAAAACTGTGTCCTGGTCTGAGCGCATGGAGTTTGTGAACGGCTGGTATATTCTGATCATCGTCAGCGATACACTGACCATTGCTGGATCCGCCCTCAAAATAGGAATACAGACTAAG GACCTTACAAACTATGATGTCTGCAGTATTTTGCTTGGGACATCCACAATGCTTGTCTGGGTTGGAGTTATCCGCTACCTGGGTTTCTTTAAGAAATATAAC ATCCTAATTCTGGCCCTAAGGGCAGCGTTTCCAAATGTGATCCGCTTCTCCTGCTGCGCTGGCTTGATCTACCTGGGCTACTGTTTCTGTGGCTGGATCGTTCTGGGGCCGTATCATGAGAAA TTCCGGACCTTGGACAAGGTGACGGAGTGCCTGTTCTCTCTGATCAACGGTGATGACTTGTACTCCACTTTCcagaagatgagagagaagagatacaTGGTGTGGCTGTTCAGCAGGCTCTACCtctactccttcctctctctcttcatttacATGGTGCTCAGTCTGTTCATTGCCCTCATCACAGACACATACGAGACCATCAAG caacacCAGAAGGACAGAGTCCTGGTGTCCCAGCTGAAGGCCTTTGTGGCTGAGTGTAGAGACCAGCCTGGCTCTGGGAAGTACAAGATAGACAAGGAACCcacctgctgctgctactgctttgGATAG